In a single window of the Montipora capricornis isolate CH-2021 chromosome 11, ASM3666992v2, whole genome shotgun sequence genome:
- the LOC138023166 gene encoding G-protein-signaling modulator 2-like gives MNVFELLIQELSVARKERKRKGEGIAYVNLGIYYYGLAYFEQAKMDFTEALRIFKEIGLSTGEGGACANLGIAYLRLGNFKKARKYLKQQLSMAKQSGQFQRAIEFHKQHRSIAKELGDRAGEGNANGNLGNAYYSLGNFKRAIQYHERHLGIAKEVGDRSGEGGANSNLGNAYHSLSNFKRAIEYHEQDLSIAKEVGDRSWEGGANSNLGNTYHSLSNFKRAIEYHEQDLSIAKEVGNRSGEGRANCNLGNAYNSLGNFKGAIEYHEQHLSIAKERAIEYYKQGLSIAKEVGDRAGEGGANGGLGSAYYGLALQKK, from the exons ATGAACGTTTTTGAGCTGCTTATACAAGAGCTTAGCGTTGCCagaaaagagagaaagagaaaaggGGAGGGTATCGCATATGTCAACTTAGGCATTTATTATTATGGCTTGGCTTATTTTGAACAGGCCAAGATGGATTTCACAGAAGCATTAAGGATTTTTAAGGAAATAGGTCTTAGTACTGGAGAGGGAGGAGCCTGTGCaaatctcggcatcgcttatctccgtctgggcaattttaaaaaggccagAAAGTACCTTAAGCAACAACTAAGTATGGCAAAacaa tctgggcaatttcaaCGAGCCATAGAGTTTCACAAACAACATcgtagcattgcaaaagaattaggggatagggccggggagggcaatgccaatggtaatctcggcaacgcttattacagtctgggcaattttaagcgagctaTACAGTATCACGAACGACATCTtggcattgcaaaagaagtaggggataggtcCGGGGAGGGCGGGGCCAAtagtaatctcggcaacgcttaccACAGTctgagcaattttaagcgagccattgagtatcacgaacaagatcttagcattgcaaaagaagtaggggataggtcCTGGGAGGGCGGGGCCAATAGTAATCTCGGCAATACTTACCACAGTctgagcaattttaagcgagccattgagtatcacgaacaagatcttagcattgcaaaagaagtagggaataggTCTGGGGAGGGCAGGGCCAATTGTAATCTGGGCAACGCTTAcaacagtctgggcaattttaagggagccatagagtatcacgaacaacatcttagcattgcaaaagaa cgagccatagagtattacaAACAAggtcttagcattgcaaaagaagtaggggatagggccggggagggcggGGCTAATGGTGGTCTCGGCAGCGCTTATTACGGACTTG cattgcaaaagaagtag
- the LOC138024401 gene encoding G-protein-signaling modulator 2-like, which yields MAIGNLGNSYHSLGNVMRAIEYQERHLSIAKEVGDRDMKGKAICNLGNAYYSLGNFKRALEFYERHLSIAKEVGDRAGEGIANGNLGNACQSLGNFKRAIEYHERHLSIAKEVGDRDGEGKAIGNLGNAYQSLGNFKRAIEYHEQNLSIAKEVGNRAGEGRANGNLGNAYHSLGNVEEAIEYWDKSLCIAKEVGIRAEEGMVYGNLGTAYGKKGELENAFLFIEQQLTISKETEDLVGQGIASYNLGFAHENLGSLCKALNFYRLSRKHFDETRRLLQSEDAWKISFRDSKQIAYTALWRAC from the coding sequence ATGGCCattggtaatctcggcaactcttatcacagtctgggcaatgttatgcgagccatagagtatcaggaacgacatcttagcattgcaaaagaagtaggggatagggacATGAAGGGCAAGGCCATttgtaatctcggcaacgcttactACAGtcttggcaattttaagcgagctcTAGAGTTTTACGAAcgacatcttagcattgcaaaagaagtaggggatagggccggggagggcatagccaatggtaatctcggcaacgcttgtcagagtctgggcaattttaagcgagctatagagtatcacgaacgacatcttagcattgcaaaagaagtaggggatagggacGGAGAGGGAAAGGCCattggtaatctcggcaacgcttatcaaagtctgggcaattttaagcgagctatagagtatcacgaacaaaatcttagcattgcaaaagaagtagggaatagggccggggagggaagggccaatggtaatctcggcaacgcttatcacagtttGGGCAATGTTGAGGAAGCGATAGAGTATTGGGACAAAAGTCtttgcattgcaaaagaagtagggatTAGGGCCGAGGAGGGCATGGtctatggtaatctcggcacCGCTTATGGCAAAAAGGGTGAGCTTGAAAATGCTTTTCTATTTATCGAACAACAGCTTACTATTTCCAAGGAAACGGAGGATCTAGTAGGGCAGGGAATCGCTTCTTATAATCTTGGTTTTGCTCATGAAAATTTAGGCTCGTTGTGCAAAGCCCTTAATTTTTACCGTCTAAgcagaaaacatttcgatgaaacaaggcgtcttcttcagtcagaagatgcatggaaaataagtttTCGTGATTCAAAACAAATAGCGTACACAGCTCTGTGGAGAGCATGTTAG